In Lycium barbarum isolate Lr01 chromosome 9, ASM1917538v2, whole genome shotgun sequence, the DNA window CGCCCACTTCCGAAAGGAGATGTAGATTGTACAGATAGATGGCGTCCCCACATACACATAAACAGACAAACTAACTAAAACACATGATAAATGAGATTATTTATCTCCTTTTTATGCCTTATGTATATTTTAATTCTTATGCCGTTAATTTAGCATACTATGAGCCCGTTTGAATTGACTTATAAGTTAGTCAAATTGatttataagtcatttttaacttatttggatATTTAATAAAATAGAAAACAACTTAAactaagttaaaaagtgcttaaaataagccaaaatcaaGATGTTGCTCaactccaactttttttttttttggcttaaaagttattttggtttgaccaataaCTTTAACCTTTTATTCTTTATATTTTTTGTTAATTCTAATAATAtccttacttctaaaaaccctttaagcacttttatccaaacacgtaactgcttatttataaaataattttcagcACTTAAAAGGTACTTTAGGCACTTATGCTTGAAAGTCacttttttcagctaatccaaacgggctctatatcacTCAGTTAGTATCAGTCTGGAATAGTTTGACACTTGGGCCAACAAGCATCTCTGTATTATTGAGGGCAATTCACacgaatgcccttattttggggtggtctttaatttttgcccctcaaattggtgtctttaatttttatcctttgcctaataccatgaggtttggggttcgaacatgggctcagtaaaaaaaaaaatggaagacgGAGTTTTATAGCAAATTTAGGCCTATTCGGGTCAAAGTTAGGCTTGGAGACAGAATTTTGCCTGCTTCAGGCGGAGTTTCGAACTCGCCTTAAGGCAGTTTTTTGCCTGtgaaagtttgccttaaggcagagttttgaagaaGGAAGAGttttgccttgcgaatccaagttCTATCTGGCGaattgtttttaaattttttgactgAGTGGAGGTTTGAACCTAGAACCTAAgagttttaggcgaagggcaaaaaattaaagaccaacaatttgaggggcaaaaattaaagaccagtgcatttgaagggcactccgcacaaaaTTATGTATTATTGAGCTAGTACTGAGTAAGACGGGTGGTTGATGAATCGTGTCAGGGGCGTCAGCTAATTTCCAACGTTCCTAAGATAGGCAAGACATGTTTGTGAGCAGACCCAATGCACCATAGCAGTTATCACCAATTATCAACTATTAATAGAATCATGCTTACTTTTTATATTTGTGTCGATGATTTATGTTTCAGTGGCATATTTTTGTATTAACTAATCTCTATAAACGTGCAGTTGCGCGttattttcaaataatttaaTGGAATGCTTAAACATAATTAGTCGCCATACATATTGCTCACGAGTTTCTACTCGCTGCCTTCTGTGATCAGTAATTGATTCTAAAGCTTCATGCATAATTGTAGTAAAAGAAATAGGATTAAAAAAATAGTAAATAGTTAAGGATAGAAAAGGAGATCAATTTACTTAAATTAATATGATAAATTGGTATGTTAATAAACATAAAGTAGTAAGATCAGGCCTTATTACGTGAGGTAAGTTGTAGTAGTAATAGGATTACTAAAGAATATATATTCCTAACGTTAGTAATGGGATTAAGTTTTTTATTTACCAAAATAGACAATAGAAATATGATAgaattaaactaaaagagtataaAAGTTATTCAATATTTGAatgatattttggtcaaccaacatttatattcatccTTTAAAATATTATAGATTTTATACTTGTGCCTTTTATTGCTAATTATatgcactatttttttttttaaaagacttGTTCCTAGGACTAAGATGATAGAGTGAGTCAGTAATCTTGTTGAGCCATTTAGATTCACAATTAGATTTTAAGTTCAAGATACCTACATTGGCCCAAATTAATTTTGGGTTAATAAATGTGGAATGTGGATTTGTCAGAGTCAAAAGTAAATGACTTAATTCAAATTCAACTACATTTTAACCCAGAAAATCATTTTTGTTTTCgtggatttcccttcaaaggcctggtctttaatttttgcccctcaaattgctggcctttaatttttgtcccttcgcttaaaaaaatGACCGAAAATGCCccgaggttctggattcgaactTCCGCACAGTAATAAATaagaatttcgcaaggcaagactttcACGGAacttttgccttaaggcctaacttttgtcgaataggcttaattttgggcaaaagtttgccttaaggcctaattttgctatgaaactctaccttgcgattttattttattttttgactgagccgggttcaaacccagaacctcaggatattaggcgaagggcaggAATAAGGGAAATCATGCAAACTGCCCCTAGAAAATAAAGTTGAGCCTCTAACAAGACGAAGCAATTCGCATGATTGCCCCTATCTCGGGGTGTTCTTTAACTTTTTGCCCCTTAAATCGTTGGTCCTTAGTTTTTGCCGTTCAGCactttaaataataaaaaaaagttgctgaaaacactactaaaaaaccagcgtttagtgacggaatattagcgaCAGACCATATTCTGTCGCTAATTAACGACAGATTAGCTACGGATTGCTCATTTTGTCGCAagaaaagcaactaaaatttTATCTCATTATATAGTGACGGAGTAGCAACGAAAACTGAGTTTCGTCACTAATGATTAGCGGCGCTTTAAATTTCACTACAGATTTAGCAACAGAAAAGGcgcgacaaattttatttttatttagcgACAGATTCAGCAACGGAAAATCCGTCGCTATGCCTTTTAATTTTTctcgaaaaaaatatatatttgcagcATCGGAAAAATTTGTCGCAATATTAATCATTAAAAGAAATCAATGTATTATTTAGCGACGGAATATAAAATCCGTCTCTATTCCGTCgttaagtgttaaaaaaaaaaagatatctccTAGGGTaaacatttatttcatttcagttcaaacacacccaacacagatacagagagagagagagtgtgtgaattgctaacctagagagagagagagcacaacatagatcaaaataatgtgaatctaaaggtatgttttgatttttctatgttttatgggtagtttctttcttctttatctTCTTCTTTGTGTTTTCTGACATTAAATCTAAAATAGAAATTAAGATATCTGTGTTTTTTTGCTTATTATCTAAAGGACAAAATGtctttaagtgtttttttttttggctaaaatcGAAGTTGGGTGTCTTGAAAACTGTTGGGTTTATAATTTAGTTGAAGGTTAAGTGTTGGGAATCTGTATTTGggccaaaatctgatgaaaatgaaaattcgacctttgtttgtgctaaatcttgtaggataatattatttggtggttaaagtttgttttaattcgttgcatgtcgagaaaaagattgaagaactcaacattctttatattctgtgatttgaaatcagtgttagtgAACTGGGTTTCTTACTCGATTTTTTTTATACTctgtgatttgaaatcagtgttagtgaactgggtttcttctcgattttttttgttttagtttgtcattttttttttttttttactaaaaggTGAATGATATGTTCTGTTTCACTAAGTTAGCTAAAATATCTCATGCAACATGCTAGCATTATGTGAAAAGAGTTGAAACATAACAATTAGCTTAGACTTTTCTTACACTTGAACTTTGGATAAGCCAATTCAACAGGTTGTTTCGTGGTAAATTTGTCTATGAAAGCTCAAATAGAAGTAGTTTTCAAAAGTGAATTCCTTTTTGCTTCGCTTCTTGCTAGTTTTAGCTGATAGAAGCTAAGGTTATCAGTAGCTTCTGAAAATGAAGAGGTTAAAACTAAATATCTACCAGAAACGAGTAATTAACTGATCTGGcattttgtttgatttggttgATGATAATCTGATTGTAGAATCAAGGCAAATTTCTGATTCCTTTTCACACTTATATCCAGAATAACATCTCGCGTGAAGCCCAAACAATGGTCCTAGTTGATCATCCCAATGTTCTTAAATCACACTGCTCCTTTGTTAGTGATCACAATCTATGGGTTATCATGCCTTATATGGCTAGAGGTTCCTGTCTCCACATTCTGAAGGCTGCTCATCCAGATGGCTTTGAAGAGACTGTTATTGCAACAGTATTAGGGTTTGGAATATCTTCATCATCATGGATTCATCCATCGTGATGTTAAAGTAAGTCTCATTGTTGCTTAAATCCATTACTAATTTCTGTGCATTggctgatttttttttatgtattagaTGACAGAACATATCTATTCATGAGGTATCACTTTTACAAGTCTTGATTCTTTGGGTGGGCACTTCCATTGAAACATGATCTATACATACAGTTTTTTGACAGTTTTAATAAGTGTCGTTTTGTTCTTTCGAGTTTGAACATGGAAAATGATTTCTTTGAAGAAACTTTAGCATACCTGTTCCACTTAAGATCCCATGGAAATATGACAAAGGACAAATCTTATTCATGGTTGGCACCACCTGCATGAACATCAAAATGTTTCTAAGGAAAAACATTCTTTTCCATTACCATGCCGAGGTTGATATCACGTACTTGTGTGGTTATTGCAGGCTAGGAATATTCTCATTGATGCACGAGGTGGAATAAAGTTGGGAGATTTTGGTGTCTCTACTTATTTATTTGATTCAGGTGATAGACAACGTATGCGGAACACATTTGTCGGAACTCCTTGTTGGTATGCTCTAACCCAAAAGGATGCTTCTGGAGTTTTTATCTACTTAGTTTTCATGATTTATTCAATGGTTGATAAGCTTCAAACTTTTGATCTATGTTGGTACTAATTATGTGGACATGCGAGAATAAGTGCATGCGTAAAGTGTACATCTAGAAACTAAGATGTTAAAAATATTGATGAAGATTTTGCTCATGTTGCACCTTAATGTTTTCCATAATTTAGATTCCTTTTACAGGATGGCGCCGGAGGTCATGGAGCAATTGCATGGTTATGATTTTAAGTAATGCTTCTGGTCAATTATGTAGTCTTTTCATCCTAAATGTGTACTTTCTGAAGGaactcctttttttctttttctttttcttttaatccATCCTCATTCACAGAGCTGATATTTGGTCCTTTGGCATAACTGCTTTGGAGCTTGTTCACGGCCATGCTCCTTTCTCAAAATATCCTCCAATGAAGGTGAATATTGTTAGTGACATGATATATTTCTTTTGTTGAAGTcctaaatataaaataaatgcatTCAATATTCTGTACTTATCAGGTCTTGCTAATGACATTACAAAATGCACCCCCTGGCCTTGATTACGAGagggataagaagttttcgaagGTAAGTGAATAGCATTGATTATCTACTGATAATGTTATTGGCATGTTGCTTAAACTCCTTTTTGCCTTTGTAGTCTTTTAAGCAAATAATTGCTAGTTGCTTGGTGAAAGATCCTTCAAAACGACCTTCAGCCAAAAAATTGCTAAA includes these proteins:
- the LOC132612083 gene encoding uncharacterized protein LOC132612083, with protein sequence MVLVDHPNVLKSHCSFVSDHNLWVIMPYMARGSCLHILKAAHPDGFEETVIATARNILIDARGGIKLGDFGVSTYLFDSGDRQRMRNTFVGTPCWMAPEVMEQLHGYDFKADIWSFGITALELVHGHAPFSKYPPMKVLLMTLQNAPPGLDYERDKKFSKSFKQIIASCLVKDPSKRPSAKKLLKHPFFKQARSNNYIARTLLEGLPALGDRMKALKRKEEDMLAQKKIPDGQKEEISQNEYKRGISSWNFNLEDLKAQATLIPDEEIIGDKDQGGSSNVMSALDIPGKQLHKFQHQFSFSSQYSELI